TGCCGGTTTTTGTTTTAAAGTACTCGCCCCTAAGGCCTAATGTTACATCTTTTGAAACCGCGTATTGCGGATACAACGCCACCCCGTTAAAACCTCCTGTTATGCCATTGTTAGCTTTATAGTCGGCAGCGTTTAAGCCTAATTTAAAGGCATCTGTTATTTGGTAGGCTGTGGTCAAATCAAATTCTGTCCCCTGTAAACCACCTGTAATAACATTCAGATAAGCTGTCCACCCCTTTACCGGGATAACCGTTAGCTGAGCGCCAAAATTGTTAACCCTTTTGGTAGCTTGGTAGGCATTCCAGTTATCGTTAAATGCCCCAACCATCAGGCTTATTTTATCGGTAAAAGCATAGGTTGCCTTTACGCCAGCATTCTGGAACGGGCCATTAGTGAACAGATACGATGTGGAATAGTTAAAATTACCAACAGGGCTTATCACCTCATAGCCAATAAAAGTTGCCATATAACCACCGGTAAGGGTTAATTTATCGGTTACATCATACGCTACATATAGATTTTGGATATGATACGAGTCGCCGTTTGGCCCGTTAGGTACGGATTGCGCCTG
The genomic region above belongs to Mucilaginibacter sp. KACC 22773 and contains:
- a CDS encoding outer membrane beta-barrel protein, yielding MKKTFILIPAFLLLSALITKAQDTVKTTSDAPLVIFGSVDTYYKYDFADKGSQIPTSFATDQNSVSIGMIDLGVKKKVGKAAFLGEMSFGPRGQAQSVPNGPNGDSYHIQNLYVAYDVTDKLTLTGGYMATFIGYEVISPVGNFNYSTSYLFTNGPFQNAGVKATYAFTDKISLMVGAFNDNWNAYQATKRVNNFGAQLTVIPVKGWTAYLNVITGGLQGTEFDLTTAYQITDAFKLGLNAADYKANNGITGGFNGVALYPQYAVSKDVTLGLRGEYFKTKTGSYTSTAAPAPGENVTAVTFTANIKAGPLALIPEFRVDNGSANAFKNNSGDPTKTASQFVLAAVYAF